One region of Micromonospora ureilytica genomic DNA includes:
- a CDS encoding PP2C family protein-serine/threonine phosphatase → MPYPHGGLARHANLPPGERLRVLLVEDDEGDAFLVGELLAETNSMIDLLVATSLREARQRISDVDCVLLDLGLPDAQGLDGLRQVLEMSSGAAVCVLTGRTDEHLGVVAVAEGAQDYLVKGQVDGVLLTRALRYAVERKRADENARRLREVELRQAESARLERGLLPQPLMTTDQVAVHTFYRPGRHAALIGGDFFDVVQTHPDRLDLIVGDVCGHGVDEAALGVELRVAWRALVLARVPDDEVLPALEQVLMSERRLQEIFATVAAVRLDLAANRATVRLAGHPPPLLLSGGRVVPVPAPGGLLLGVRPRRPIAYDLEFDTDDWSLLMYTDGLIEGRVGAGNERLDVPGLSGLLDEPANRSVSLPELPAWLVGRAERLNGGALADDVAMLLVSRGGGR, encoded by the coding sequence GTGCCGTACCCGCACGGCGGCCTGGCGCGGCACGCCAACCTGCCGCCCGGTGAGCGGTTGCGGGTGCTGCTGGTGGAGGACGACGAGGGCGACGCCTTCCTGGTCGGTGAGCTGCTCGCCGAGACGAACTCGATGATCGACCTGCTGGTCGCCACCAGCCTGCGGGAGGCGCGGCAGCGGATCAGCGACGTCGACTGCGTCCTGCTCGACCTTGGCCTGCCCGACGCGCAGGGCCTGGACGGGCTGCGCCAGGTGCTGGAGATGTCCAGCGGCGCCGCGGTCTGCGTGCTGACCGGCCGCACGGACGAGCACCTGGGTGTCGTGGCGGTCGCCGAGGGTGCACAGGACTACCTGGTCAAGGGCCAGGTCGACGGGGTGCTGCTGACCCGGGCGCTGCGCTACGCCGTGGAGCGTAAGCGCGCCGACGAGAACGCCCGCCGGTTGCGCGAGGTCGAGCTGCGCCAGGCCGAGTCGGCCCGACTCGAACGCGGGCTGCTGCCCCAACCGCTGATGACGACCGACCAGGTGGCGGTGCACACCTTCTACCGGCCCGGCCGGCACGCCGCGTTGATCGGCGGGGACTTCTTCGACGTGGTGCAGACCCACCCGGACCGCCTCGACCTGATCGTCGGCGACGTCTGCGGGCACGGGGTGGACGAGGCCGCGCTCGGGGTCGAGCTGCGGGTGGCCTGGCGTGCCCTGGTGCTCGCCCGAGTGCCGGACGACGAGGTGCTGCCCGCCCTGGAGCAGGTGCTGATGAGTGAGCGCCGCCTCCAGGAGATCTTCGCGACGGTGGCCGCCGTCAGACTGGACCTGGCCGCCAACCGGGCGACCGTCCGACTGGCCGGGCACCCGCCACCGCTGCTGCTCTCCGGCGGCCGGGTCGTCCCGGTGCCCGCGCCCGGCGGCCTGCTGCTGGGCGTACGTCCTCGCCGGCCGATAGCCTACGACCTGGAGTTCGACACCGATGACTGGTCCCTGCTGATGTACACCGACGGCCTGATCGAGGGGCGGGTGGGTGCCGGCAACGAACGGCTCGACGTGCCGGGCCTCAGTGGGTTGCTGGACGAGCCGGCCAACCGTTCGGTGTCGCTGCCCGAACTGCCGGCCTGGCTGGTCGGCCGGGCCGAGCGGCTCAACGGTGGCGCGCTCGCCGACGACGTGGCCATGCTGCTGGTCAGCCGCGGTGGTGGCCGGTGA
- a CDS encoding M28 family peptidase gives MGAPTTPATTGKPPRPIPGVPPADRALTRPRRRLVAAAAALVALAAVGAGSLLDLRTPAPKPADAPAGAFSAGRAYEDVQVIAARPHVAGSPANEQVRAHLEQQLRGLGLETEVQDTVAPEAGQLSGAAGGATVARVRNVVARLPGTNSTGRVFLVSHYDSVQTGPGGNDDAAGTSTILEVARALTTGPRPRNDIVFVLTDAEEACLCGAAAFAASHPLAADGGVVLNLEARGSTGPVIMFETSRNNAKLVDIFGRAAPHPVGTSFAVEIYRALPNDTDFTAFLDQKFVGLNSAYIDGGAIYHTPLDTPAAMDRGSLQQHGDNALGLARAFGGTDLTDLRSGHDATYFPVPGGLVRYPGWLTVPLALLAVALVAALGWLTRRSGRASTGRLAAGFALGLVPIVVAPVAAQLLWLAITKIRPGYAELLDPYRPIWYRLAVLALATAILFTWYALTRRRIGPAALAVGGLAWLALLGVLLAVAVPGGAYLTTVPALAGALGGLVALRTRQNGPWPVVAVTAAAAVGVVILLPTVVLLFPALGMAMGGVAALVAVLLGLTALPVVDLLHPQAGGQRGLLALRARRLAALPAGAAAVAAVVLAGVGLGVDRFDAAHPAPTHLMYAMDADTGQARWLSHESDPQPWTDGYVDGVTDVGDEFPGLGGGELRVGPAQAANLPAPKLEVVADATSGGERTLRLRLTPQRAARLATLHVDTSTATVLRAEVAGRSVPVEPRAGKWGFGLVFHAPPTEGIEVVLVVRPIGGQVALRAMDASDGLDALPGFRPRPPAVGVVGSHSSEMLAVARTYPI, from the coding sequence GTGGGCGCACCCACCACCCCGGCCACGACGGGCAAACCGCCCCGTCCGATTCCGGGCGTACCCCCTGCCGACCGCGCGCTGACCCGACCGCGTCGGCGGCTCGTGGCCGCCGCGGCGGCGCTGGTCGCGCTGGCCGCGGTCGGTGCCGGCAGTCTGCTCGACCTGCGCACCCCGGCCCCGAAGCCGGCCGACGCGCCCGCTGGCGCCTTCAGCGCCGGCCGCGCGTACGAGGACGTCCAGGTGATCGCCGCCCGGCCGCACGTCGCCGGCAGCCCGGCCAACGAGCAGGTCCGCGCGCACCTGGAGCAGCAGTTGCGGGGGCTGGGCCTGGAGACCGAGGTGCAGGACACCGTGGCACCGGAGGCCGGTCAGCTCAGCGGGGCTGCGGGCGGGGCGACAGTGGCCCGGGTCCGCAACGTGGTGGCCCGGCTGCCCGGCACCAACTCGACGGGTCGGGTCTTCCTGGTCTCCCACTACGACTCGGTACAGACCGGGCCGGGCGGCAACGACGACGCGGCCGGCACGTCGACCATCCTGGAGGTGGCCCGCGCGCTGACCACCGGCCCCCGGCCGCGCAACGACATCGTCTTCGTGCTGACCGACGCCGAGGAGGCGTGCCTCTGCGGCGCGGCCGCGTTCGCCGCCAGCCACCCGCTGGCCGCCGACGGCGGTGTGGTGCTCAATCTCGAGGCGCGGGGCTCCACCGGGCCGGTGATCATGTTCGAGACGTCTCGGAACAACGCGAAGCTGGTGGACATCTTCGGCCGGGCCGCCCCGCACCCGGTCGGCACCTCGTTCGCCGTGGAGATCTACCGTGCGCTGCCCAACGACACCGACTTCACCGCCTTCCTCGATCAGAAGTTCGTCGGGCTGAACTCGGCGTACATCGACGGTGGCGCGATCTACCACACGCCGTTGGACACCCCGGCCGCCATGGACCGGGGCAGCCTCCAGCAGCACGGGGACAACGCGTTGGGCCTGGCCCGGGCGTTCGGTGGCACCGACCTGACCGACCTGCGCTCCGGGCACGACGCCACCTACTTCCCCGTCCCCGGTGGGCTGGTCCGCTACCCGGGCTGGCTCACAGTGCCGCTGGCCCTGCTCGCGGTGGCCCTGGTTGCCGCCCTGGGCTGGCTGACCCGCCGGAGCGGCCGGGCCAGCACCGGCCGGCTGGCCGCCGGCTTCGCGCTGGGGCTGGTGCCAATCGTGGTCGCGCCGGTCGCCGCCCAACTGCTGTGGCTGGCGATCACCAAGATCCGACCGGGGTACGCGGAGCTGCTCGACCCGTACCGACCGATCTGGTACCGGCTGGCCGTCCTGGCGCTCGCCACCGCCATCCTGTTCACCTGGTACGCGCTGACCCGCCGCCGGATCGGCCCGGCCGCGCTCGCCGTCGGCGGGCTGGCCTGGCTGGCCCTGCTCGGGGTGCTGCTCGCCGTGGCGGTGCCGGGCGGGGCGTACCTCACCACAGTGCCGGCGCTGGCCGGCGCCCTCGGCGGGCTGGTCGCGCTGCGTACCCGGCAGAACGGACCGTGGCCGGTGGTGGCGGTGACGGCCGCCGCGGCAGTGGGTGTGGTCATCCTGCTGCCCACAGTGGTGCTGCTCTTCCCCGCGCTGGGGATGGCCATGGGCGGGGTGGCCGCGCTGGTCGCGGTGCTGCTCGGCCTGACCGCCCTGCCGGTGGTGGATCTGCTGCACCCGCAGGCCGGCGGCCAGCGCGGCCTGCTCGCGCTGCGGGCCCGCCGGCTCGCGGCGCTGCCGGCCGGTGCCGCCGCCGTGGCGGCGGTGGTGCTCGCCGGGGTCGGGCTGGGCGTCGACAGGTTCGACGCCGCCCACCCCGCCCCGACCCACCTGATGTACGCCATGGACGCCGACACCGGCCAGGCCCGTTGGCTCAGCCACGAGAGCGACCCGCAGCCGTGGACGGACGGCTACGTGGACGGGGTGACCGACGTCGGCGACGAGTTCCCCGGGCTCGGCGGCGGGGAGCTGCGAGTCGGCCCGGCACAGGCGGCGAACCTGCCGGCGCCGAAGCTGGAGGTGGTGGCCGACGCCACCTCCGGCGGTGAACGGACGCTGCGGCTGCGGCTCACCCCGCAGCGAGCGGCCCGGCTCGCCACCCTGCACGTCGACACGTCGACAGCCACCGTGCTGCGCGCCGAGGTGGCCGGGCGGTCGGTGCCGGTGGAGCCCCGTGCCGGGAAGTGGGGTTTCGGGCTGGTGTTCCACGCCCCGCCGACGGAAGGCATCGAGGTCGTGTTGGTCGTGCGGCCCATCGGCGGGCAGGTGGCGTTGCGGGCGA